A stretch of the Acidilobus sp. 7A genome encodes the following:
- a CDS encoding tyrosine-type recombinase/integrase, with translation MVRRGWDSGLDFEEAYRRILNHMLSSRSPYDVVLLVQLRNGSRVGEAVEAVRQFCETGQDLVLVRVEKHKDNDVRLMVLPEELRSGEGRQLLSEACAALSALRNPKAAVKVYCCRAYGFNTHALRYAFVSYLLKRDVSPSIVAKITGHRSLDHILHYTEVRLAEEVLAGLRGWGASPAEGQAP, from the coding sequence TTGGTCAGGAGGGGCTGGGACTCAGGGCTGGACTTCGAGGAGGCGTATAGGCGAATACTAAACCACATGCTGAGCTCCAGGAGCCCCTATGACGTGGTCCTTCTGGTTCAACTGCGCAACGGCAGCCGTGTAGGGGAGGCAGTTGAGGCCGTCAGGCAGTTCTGCGAGACTGGCCAGGACCTCGTGCTGGTCAGGGTCGAGAAGCACAAGGACAATGATGTGCGCCTAATGGTCCTCCCCGAGGAGCTCAGGTCAGGCGAGGGCAGGCAGCTGCTGAGCGAGGCCTGCGCCGCGCTCTCAGCCCTCAGGAACCCAAAGGCAGCCGTCAAGGTGTACTGCTGCAGGGCCTACGGCTTTAACACTCACGCCCTGAGGTACGCCTTCGTTTCGTACCTTCTGAAGAGGGACGTGTCGCCCTCGATAGTCGCCAAGATAACTGGCCACAGGTCCCTCGACCACATCCTTCACTACACAGAGGTCAGGCTCGCTGAGGAGGTCCTGGCTGGCCTAAGGGGCTGGGGCGCCTCGCCAGCTGAGGGCCAGGCGCCTTGA
- a CDS encoding DUF4382 domain-containing protein: MRRSVSAAVAAAVVVVVVAVAAVGAYYYYTSRGGTVYFYMTDPGGHSSSGSGASNNTSFAIYLTVTSIMIHSASKGWMTVSNKTITVQLSSSLSLITSKSLPPGNYTEIRFVVSSVTVQVGGVNVSASLPSGVLKAPIINGGLQVTSGKSAYLVIYMGPHLVLTGNGQYVLRPVITVEAYYSPLTSNATTTTS; encoded by the coding sequence ATGAGAAGGTCCGTCTCAGCGGCAGTGGCGGCGGCCGTGGTGGTAGTGGTAGTTGCAGTTGCGGCCGTTGGGGCCTACTACTATTACACCAGCAGGGGAGGCACCGTCTACTTCTACATGACTGACCCAGGAGGCCACTCCAGCTCAGGCTCCGGCGCCTCCAACAACACCTCCTTCGCCATCTACCTCACAGTTACGTCAATAATGATACACAGCGCCTCCAAGGGGTGGATGACCGTCTCTAACAAGACTATAACCGTCCAGCTGAGCTCATCACTGTCACTGATAACATCGAAGAGCCTGCCGCCCGGCAACTACACTGAGATAAGGTTCGTGGTGTCCTCCGTCACGGTCCAGGTGGGGGGCGTCAACGTCTCAGCCAGCCTGCCGAGCGGCGTGCTGAAGGCGCCCATAATCAACGGCGGCCTCCAGGTGACCAGCGGCAAGAGCGCCTACCTAGTGATATATATGGGGCCGCACCTGGTGCTGACCGGCAACGGGCAGTACGTGCTGAGGCCAGTTATAACTGTCGAGGCCTACTACTCGCCGCTCACGTCTAACGCCACAACTACCACGTCGTGA
- a CDS encoding transcriptional regulator, which yields MALRRAVAVATLAVALLALLAVARAQATSISATARIDEAGDLELYAVYNVTSAPALLVVPAKSPAAYFAVENGTTELPVQYNGTDLLVAVDQPGIVNVSYLTLQATSKEGALWEANFTMPCPGDVFLPPQSTPIYVSPVPQQVFYVNGSPALVMPSGPVTIEYMMSPPVSTTTTVVAHSVTTTSSITPTTTTTRAPSPSYLLPLIIVVVIVAAGGAGAALVMRRRGGGGPAEALDDRDRAILSAISKLGGEATASQVMGETNIPRSPLYRRLDKLVRLGYLEEGVRGNTKVYRCRRPGCS from the coding sequence ATGGCATTGAGGAGGGCCGTGGCGGTAGCGACACTTGCGGTTGCGCTGCTGGCACTGCTGGCGGTCGCCAGGGCCCAGGCGACATCGATTTCAGCCACTGCTAGGATAGATGAGGCCGGCGACCTGGAGCTCTACGCCGTCTACAACGTGACGAGCGCCCCGGCCCTCCTGGTGGTCCCAGCTAAGTCGCCTGCAGCCTACTTCGCCGTCGAGAACGGCACCACCGAGCTGCCAGTGCAGTACAACGGCACCGACCTCCTGGTGGCGGTTGACCAGCCAGGCATCGTTAACGTCTCCTACCTGACGCTCCAGGCGACCTCAAAGGAGGGGGCCCTCTGGGAGGCCAACTTCACCATGCCGTGCCCTGGCGACGTCTTCCTGCCGCCCCAGTCGACGCCAATATACGTGAGCCCCGTGCCTCAGCAGGTGTTCTACGTCAACGGGTCGCCGGCCCTCGTGATGCCCTCGGGCCCAGTTACCATAGAGTACATGATGTCGCCGCCCGTGAGCACCACGACTACAGTGGTTGCACACAGCGTCACGACGACCAGCAGCATAACCCCAACAACGACCACGACGCGCGCCCCCTCACCCTCGTACCTGTTGCCTCTCATAATAGTTGTGGTGATTGTTGCTGCAGGGGGAGCCGGCGCCGCCCTAGTTATGCGCAGGAGGGGAGGTGGCGGCCCGGCCGAGGCCCTGGACGACAGGGACAGGGCAATACTGTCAGCTATATCAAAGCTTGGGGGTGAGGCCACGGCCTCCCAGGTGATGGGCGAGACAAACATACCCAGGAGCCCCCTGTACAGGAGGCTTGACAAGCTGGTCAGGCTGGGCTACCTTGAGGAGGGCGTCAGGGGGAACACAAAGGTCTACAGGTGCAGGAGGCCGGGCTGCTCCTAG
- a CDS encoding glycoside hydrolase family 38 C-terminal domain-containing protein, translating to MGPLFFWAGNAELGAQMDRLSQQAIELRTLLVLASSFRRPRAVSWSPAGGLDYRFLYNEVGQNLYMIVTLRQSPALIRLDGRPYYEVDAEHVQVPLPPGSHEVMAEPTAYGDFGEPAQPMPPEAFIVERDPVGYELYLYASSALELARATRDAQLRDDLSSLLSRALSRVRVNAVSPTQVLLASAVYRTSYDVNRLLISIDPGLAEKVYVEQRPAGVEEALRELKEGLRSLEGRYGRPGVIYAVGHAHIDAAWLWPFSESRRKVLRTTATVVSLMEKFKEMKYVQSSALYYEWLSQDAPELLDRVAQLVREGRWELGASYVEFDPNVTSGESMARQLLYSQRYFERLFGRRAEVLWLPDSFGFQATLAQIARLGGIKYFATHKLTWNDTNRFPYGPFLWDGGDGEPLPAVVYGFGGGGYNSPLTASAVLEQWESWPTKERPALLSYGYGDGGGGPNEDMELKFNIVNELPGLPRLVHATPSEYFKAVDFSSAGRWRGRLYVETHRGTYTSHSLMKALHFEAERWMRELEAWQALSGTYDRERVQARWKVIMRDEFHDVLPGSAVREVYEEVYRELRSLTDELRADALKAMASAAGGEGLAVFNSLPWRRHGYIITDRPIKGSQRIDEGYLAYVSAPAMGFAPLRPLDPGDRASARAEGDSAVLENSAVRAVISRDGTITSLVLKAAGEELVSGTANEVAVYQNSPGWADAWDIEPGYRAGELRLRADSVAVKYSGPLMASALISYSLGRNRLVQEVRLYAGLPLLEFKVHAEFVDRELMVKAWHSFNTNADRYAYGAPMGVLEEPAFKNTSWEKAMFEVPFQKFIDLYDSGRGVALLSPKKYGASVEGNRVGLTLLRTPMFPDPATDLEAQDFTYALMAHAGDWRQAGVPRAAYEYAFPLVVASGNREASLMELSPENLVLEAVKAPEDGDGLVVRMFETHNSSGVGVLRAPFRVAEARSVNILEEEEVPRTIQVEGDAVRFSYRPREIITLLLRPAR from the coding sequence TTGGGACCTCTATTTTTCTGGGCCGGCAACGCTGAGCTGGGTGCCCAGATGGACAGGCTGAGCCAACAGGCCATCGAGCTGAGGACGCTGCTCGTGCTGGCCTCCTCCTTCAGGAGGCCCAGGGCCGTCAGCTGGTCTCCGGCCGGAGGCCTTGACTACAGGTTCCTCTACAACGAGGTCGGGCAGAACCTCTACATGATCGTGACCTTGAGGCAGTCGCCGGCCCTCATAAGGCTTGACGGCAGGCCCTACTACGAGGTCGACGCCGAGCACGTCCAGGTCCCCCTGCCGCCCGGCAGCCACGAAGTTATGGCTGAGCCCACGGCTTACGGCGACTTCGGGGAGCCCGCCCAGCCCATGCCGCCCGAGGCCTTCATAGTTGAGAGGGACCCCGTCGGCTACGAGCTCTACCTCTACGCCTCCTCCGCCCTGGAGCTGGCCAGGGCCACGAGGGACGCGCAGCTGAGGGACGACCTCAGCTCGCTGCTCTCCAGGGCCCTCTCGCGCGTGAGGGTGAACGCTGTCTCGCCGACGCAGGTGCTGCTGGCCTCGGCCGTTTACAGGACAAGCTATGACGTCAACAGGCTACTGATCTCCATAGACCCCGGCCTCGCTGAGAAGGTGTACGTGGAGCAGCGGCCAGCCGGGGTTGAGGAGGCCCTCAGGGAGCTCAAGGAGGGCCTGAGGTCGCTTGAGGGCAGGTACGGCAGGCCAGGCGTGATCTACGCGGTTGGCCACGCCCACATAGACGCAGCGTGGCTCTGGCCCTTCAGCGAGTCGAGGAGGAAGGTGCTGAGGACCACGGCGACCGTGGTCAGCCTCATGGAGAAGTTCAAGGAGATGAAGTACGTCCAGTCCTCAGCCCTCTACTACGAGTGGCTCTCCCAGGACGCGCCCGAGCTGCTTGACAGGGTCGCCCAGCTCGTCAGGGAGGGCAGGTGGGAGCTGGGGGCTAGCTACGTTGAGTTTGACCCCAACGTGACCTCAGGGGAGTCTATGGCGAGGCAGCTGCTCTACTCGCAGAGGTACTTCGAGAGGCTCTTCGGCAGGAGGGCCGAGGTGCTGTGGCTGCCCGACAGCTTCGGCTTCCAGGCGACGCTGGCGCAGATAGCCAGGCTCGGGGGCATAAAGTACTTCGCCACCCACAAGCTGACCTGGAACGACACCAACAGGTTCCCCTACGGCCCCTTCCTCTGGGACGGCGGCGACGGCGAGCCGCTCCCCGCCGTGGTCTACGGCTTCGGTGGCGGGGGCTACAACAGCCCCCTGACGGCCTCAGCTGTGCTTGAGCAGTGGGAGAGCTGGCCAACCAAGGAGCGCCCGGCGCTCCTGTCCTACGGCTACGGCGACGGGGGAGGCGGGCCCAACGAGGACATGGAGCTGAAGTTCAACATAGTAAACGAGCTCCCCGGGCTCCCAAGGCTCGTGCACGCCACCCCCTCGGAGTACTTCAAGGCGGTGGACTTCAGCTCGGCGGGAAGGTGGAGGGGGAGGCTATACGTTGAGACCCACAGGGGGACCTACACGAGCCACTCGCTCATGAAGGCGCTGCACTTCGAGGCTGAGAGGTGGATGAGGGAGCTTGAGGCCTGGCAGGCCCTCTCGGGCACGTACGACAGGGAGAGGGTCCAGGCGCGCTGGAAGGTCATAATGAGGGACGAGTTCCACGACGTGCTGCCGGGCTCGGCGGTCAGGGAGGTCTACGAGGAGGTCTACAGGGAGCTGAGGTCCCTGACTGACGAGCTCAGGGCGGACGCGCTGAAGGCGATGGCCTCAGCGGCCGGCGGCGAGGGGCTTGCGGTCTTCAACTCCCTGCCGTGGCGCAGGCACGGCTATATTATAACTGACAGGCCGATCAAGGGGTCACAGCGCATAGACGAGGGCTACCTGGCCTACGTGAGCGCCCCAGCCATGGGCTTCGCCCCGCTCAGGCCCCTGGACCCCGGCGACAGGGCCTCGGCGAGGGCCGAGGGGGACTCGGCAGTCCTTGAGAACTCCGCCGTCAGGGCAGTGATATCCAGGGATGGCACTATAACGTCGTTGGTTCTTAAGGCCGCTGGCGAGGAGCTCGTGAGCGGGACCGCCAACGAGGTCGCCGTCTACCAGAACTCCCCAGGCTGGGCTGACGCCTGGGACATAGAGCCCGGCTACAGGGCCGGCGAGCTGAGGCTGAGGGCCGACTCCGTCGCCGTGAAGTACAGCGGCCCGCTCATGGCGTCGGCCCTCATAAGCTACAGCCTCGGCAGGAACAGGCTGGTCCAGGAGGTCAGGCTCTACGCCGGCCTCCCCCTGCTTGAGTTCAAGGTGCACGCCGAGTTCGTCGACAGGGAGCTCATGGTGAAGGCGTGGCACTCCTTCAACACGAACGCTGACCGCTACGCCTACGGCGCCCCCATGGGGGTGCTGGAGGAGCCCGCCTTCAAGAACACAAGCTGGGAGAAGGCCATGTTTGAGGTGCCTTTCCAGAAGTTCATAGACCTCTACGACTCCGGCAGGGGCGTTGCGCTGCTCTCACCCAAGAAGTACGGCGCGAGCGTTGAGGGCAACAGAGTTGGGCTGACGCTCCTCAGGACCCCCATGTTCCCTGACCCGGCCACCGACCTTGAGGCCCAGGACTTCACCTACGCGCTGATGGCGCACGCCGGCGACTGGAGGCAGGCAGGGGTGCCGAGAGCTGCCTACGAGTACGCCTTCCCGCTGGTCGTGGCCAGCGGTAACAGGGAGGCGTCGCTTATGGAGCTCTCCCCGGAGAACCTGGTGCTTGAGGCCGTTAAGGCGCCTGAGGACGGCGACGGCCTAGTGGTCAGGATGTTTGAGACCCACAACTCCTCCGGCGTCGGCGTGCTGAGGGCCCCCTTCAGGGTCGCCGAGGCCAGGAGCGTCAACATACTTGAGGAGGAAGAGGTGCCAAGGACAATACAGGTTGAGGGCGACGCTGTGAGGTTCTCCTACAGGCCCAGGGAGATAATAACGCTGCTCCTCAGGCCGGCCCGCTAG